The proteins below are encoded in one region of Knoellia sp. S7-12:
- a CDS encoding DUF1116 domain-containing protein yields the protein MNQPLHGLLCVESPSVATAGVQLFADALRGQAVTVTEADWQPPMAGTETDLATVLADARRAEANATAYARLTAAGAELCDVKQAKDALGLERGTFLHAGPPIEWERMSGPLKGALIGAVLFEGLADNAERAEDDLAAGKFAFEPCHHRDAVGPMAGVVSPSMWMYGLRDEVHDAWSWCSLNEGLGKVLRYGAYGPEVIDRLHWMTDVLGPILQQSVRRTGPFDIKAILAQMLQMGDEGHNRNRAGSLMLLRELLPGMITADASSADIAEAVRFSGANEHFFLNLGMPACKLATMAAHGIPGSSLVTTMARNGTDFGIRVSGTSDQWFTGPANTPDGLFLGDYGPDDANPDIGDSAITETGGIGGFAMAAAPAIVKFVGGDVAFALRATQTMYEITHGEHPMFQVPILDFRGTPTGIDVVSVVRTGILPQINTGMAGRVAGTGQVGAGLVTPPAECFPAALAALATATP from the coding sequence ATGAACCAGCCACTGCACGGACTGCTCTGCGTCGAATCGCCCTCCGTGGCCACGGCAGGTGTCCAGCTGTTCGCCGACGCCCTGCGCGGTCAGGCCGTCACCGTCACTGAGGCCGACTGGCAACCGCCGATGGCAGGAACCGAGACGGACCTCGCCACCGTCCTGGCTGACGCACGTCGAGCGGAGGCCAACGCGACGGCATACGCACGCCTGACGGCGGCTGGAGCCGAGCTCTGCGACGTGAAGCAGGCCAAGGACGCCCTCGGCCTCGAACGCGGCACCTTCCTCCACGCCGGACCGCCCATCGAGTGGGAGCGGATGTCCGGTCCGCTCAAGGGCGCCCTCATCGGTGCTGTGCTTTTCGAAGGGCTCGCTGACAACGCCGAGCGCGCCGAGGACGACCTCGCCGCAGGCAAGTTCGCGTTCGAGCCGTGCCACCACCGCGACGCCGTCGGCCCGATGGCGGGCGTCGTGTCACCGTCGATGTGGATGTATGGCCTGCGCGACGAGGTCCACGACGCGTGGTCGTGGTGCTCGCTCAACGAGGGCCTCGGCAAGGTGCTGCGCTACGGCGCCTACGGCCCCGAGGTGATCGACCGGTTGCACTGGATGACCGACGTGCTCGGCCCGATCCTGCAGCAGTCGGTGCGCCGTACAGGGCCGTTCGACATCAAGGCGATCCTGGCGCAGATGCTCCAGATGGGCGACGAGGGCCACAACCGCAACCGTGCTGGTTCGCTCATGCTCCTGCGCGAGCTGCTGCCCGGCATGATCACCGCCGACGCGAGCTCGGCCGACATCGCCGAGGCGGTGCGTTTCTCCGGTGCAAACGAGCACTTCTTCCTCAATCTCGGTATGCCGGCCTGCAAGCTCGCGACGATGGCGGCCCACGGCATACCCGGTTCGTCGCTCGTGACGACGATGGCTCGCAACGGGACCGACTTCGGGATCCGGGTCTCCGGCACGTCCGACCAGTGGTTCACCGGCCCGGCGAACACCCCGGATGGTCTGTTCCTCGGCGACTACGGCCCCGACGACGCCAACCCCGACATCGGCGACTCGGCCATCACCGAGACCGGCGGTATCGGCGGATTCGCCATGGCTGCGGCCCCGGCCATCGTGAAGTTCGTCGGTGGTGATGTGGCGTTCGCGCTGCGGGCGACCCAGACGATGTACGAGATCACGCACGGCGAGCACCCCATGTTCCAGGTGCCGATCCTCGACTTCCGCGGGACGCCGACCGGCATCGACGTCGTGTCGGTCGTGCGCACCGGGATCCTGCCGCAGATCAACACGGGGATGGCCGGGCGCGTGGCCGGGACGGGGCAGGTCGGCGCGGGTCTCGTGACGCCGCCGGCCGAGTGCTTCCCTGCGGCTCTCGCGGCCCTCGCGACCGCGACCCCCTGA
- a CDS encoding FdrA family protein: protein MTITHVDLRRGAYHDSVTLLQVSRTVADVEGVEAAQVAMTTELNVEVLSGMGFEIPEAAGPNDLVVAIRAVDEDAVAAGLAAAAAALSAKAAPSGGFGDAPAPRTTSGAVRVGGAELALISVPGRYATTEALDAIGAGASVMLFSDNVPVEDEVRLKDAAAAVDVLIMGPDCGTAVVGGVALGFANVVEAGPMGLVAASGTGAQQIMCLLDAAGVGISHCLGVGGRDLKAAVGGRSTRQALAALAADPATSSIVVVSKPPDEAVLTDLEAYAAGLGLPVRWATLGAGRPDLTTALEAVLKAEGHDVPEWPKWLSDSDPEPGAGLGSLRGLFCGGTLADEAMLIAAESLGDIRSNIPLRDDLALGSGLTHDGHLVIDFGDDGLTQGRAHPMIDPTLRMERIAAEAQDPTCGALLLDLVLGFGAHQDPAGELADAIRAAKGAARDSGRELPVVVSLTGTKGDPQGFAATAQTLSGAGASVFLSNRDATRHALTFLGGAR, encoded by the coding sequence GTGACGATTACCCACGTCGATCTGCGTCGAGGCGCCTACCACGACTCCGTGACGCTGCTCCAGGTGTCTCGCACGGTCGCCGACGTCGAGGGGGTCGAGGCTGCGCAGGTGGCGATGACGACCGAGCTCAACGTCGAGGTGCTCAGCGGGATGGGGTTCGAGATCCCAGAGGCTGCTGGCCCCAACGATCTCGTAGTGGCAATCCGGGCTGTCGACGAGGACGCCGTCGCAGCAGGCCTCGCGGCGGCCGCCGCCGCCCTCAGCGCGAAGGCAGCGCCCAGCGGTGGCTTCGGCGATGCCCCCGCGCCGCGCACCACCAGTGGAGCCGTTCGGGTGGGGGGAGCGGAGCTCGCGCTCATCTCGGTGCCGGGCAGGTACGCGACCACCGAGGCTCTTGATGCCATCGGTGCTGGCGCCTCGGTGATGCTCTTCTCGGACAACGTCCCCGTCGAGGACGAGGTCCGACTCAAGGACGCCGCAGCGGCGGTCGATGTCCTCATCATGGGCCCGGACTGTGGCACGGCAGTCGTCGGGGGAGTCGCCCTCGGCTTCGCAAACGTGGTCGAGGCAGGCCCGATGGGGCTCGTCGCCGCGTCGGGCACGGGCGCCCAACAGATCATGTGTCTGCTCGACGCTGCCGGAGTGGGCATCTCACACTGCCTCGGGGTCGGCGGACGCGACCTCAAGGCGGCTGTCGGTGGACGGTCGACCCGACAGGCGCTGGCGGCACTCGCAGCGGACCCCGCCACGAGCTCCATCGTCGTCGTCTCCAAACCTCCGGACGAGGCGGTCCTCACGGACCTCGAGGCGTATGCCGCCGGCCTGGGTCTCCCGGTCCGTTGGGCCACGCTCGGTGCCGGTCGGCCCGACCTCACCACCGCTCTCGAGGCGGTGCTCAAGGCAGAGGGACACGACGTGCCGGAATGGCCGAAGTGGTTGTCGGACAGCGATCCTGAGCCCGGCGCAGGGCTGGGCAGTCTGCGCGGACTGTTCTGCGGCGGCACTCTCGCAGACGAGGCGATGCTCATCGCCGCGGAGTCCCTCGGCGACATCCGGTCCAACATCCCGCTGCGCGACGATCTGGCCCTCGGCTCAGGTCTCACGCACGACGGGCACCTCGTCATCGACTTCGGCGACGACGGTCTGACCCAGGGGCGGGCGCACCCGATGATCGACCCGACACTGCGGATGGAGCGCATCGCCGCAGAGGCGCAGGACCCCACGTGTGGCGCGCTGTTGCTCGACCTCGTCCTCGGCTTCGGCGCCCATCAGGACCCGGCTGGCGAGCTGGCCGACGCGATCCGCGCGGCCAAGGGTGCCGCGCGCGACAGCGGCCGGGAGCTGCCGGTCGTCGTGTCCCTCACGGGCACCAAGGGCGACCCGCAGGGTTTTGCCGCCACCGCGCAGACCCTCTCCGGCGCCGGCGCGTCCGTCTTCCTCTCCAACCGTGATGCCACCCGCCACGCCCTGACGTTCCTCGGAGGAGCTCGATGA
- a CDS encoding DUF2877 domain-containing protein has protein sequence MLPTIPAAASPLTHDLVAGPCRPAVVLAAFPTALYLALSDEGATHTDVLSVVTSDALVLPTAVRLAEPSPRDWGVAPGDVVIVGGDEISLPAHGIRIVRSWRPRRVSTASPNATPFDWQPLLADLGRGEGLTPRADDVLCGALLAARALGIALPGEIPVGRTTSLSASLILAAHAGYAVSSVVDHVTHAVAGSTDAGPSRELVLAIGHTSGAGLLEGIDQVLLHANSPLPEGIPS, from the coding sequence GTGCTTCCCACGATTCCGGCCGCGGCCTCCCCGCTCACTCACGACCTCGTCGCGGGTCCATGCCGTCCGGCCGTCGTGCTCGCCGCGTTCCCCACGGCGCTCTATCTCGCGCTCTCCGATGAGGGCGCCACCCACACCGACGTCCTTTCCGTCGTCACGAGCGATGCCCTTGTCCTGCCCACTGCCGTCCGCCTGGCCGAACCAAGCCCTCGTGACTGGGGAGTGGCACCCGGCGACGTCGTCATCGTCGGCGGCGACGAGATCTCCCTGCCGGCACACGGCATACGCATCGTTCGTTCCTGGCGACCACGACGGGTCTCGACCGCATCTCCGAACGCCACACCGTTCGACTGGCAGCCACTCCTCGCGGACCTTGGTCGCGGCGAGGGCCTCACCCCGCGCGCCGACGACGTCCTCTGCGGCGCGCTTCTCGCAGCCCGCGCCCTCGGCATCGCCCTGCCGGGCGAGATCCCCGTGGGGCGCACGACAAGCCTGTCGGCTTCCCTCATCCTTGCCGCGCACGCCGGGTATGCCGTGTCTTCCGTTGTCGACCACGTCACCCACGCTGTCGCCGGGTCCACCGACGCAGGCCCCTCTCGTGAGCTCGTGCTCGCGATCGGCCACACCTCGGGGGCAGGTCTCCTCGAAGGCATCGACCAGGTGTTGCTCCATGCCAATTCCCCTCTACCGGAAGGAATCCCGTCGTGA
- a CDS encoding helix-turn-helix domain-containing protein produces MVNVANDLGAQAQHLPAEVTVESLQRVVDHQAELLRREDEVNRILVQTVLTGGSLADLGEALVGLFPGVTLVTTTDGRIVTTAGSEADRETVMALDCFDRTGRLIVEDEPVGVRAAGAVKSERTMVRIVAGTSDHGLLAVFTPGRVLTTTDVHGLERAAAVAALAITKEQAVSAVEGKYRAEFLRDTLVGRVGASEEAIAHAASLGWTLDRRMVVVVAETDEDDAHTTRDGDELRSLQERFVRAWVQAVRTREPKAPVAGFSQEVVALLPAPCVGDSEQETVMRAVGEVVKVVRGDGGGGRRTFSTGVSRPVDSVADIPRAYAEALRAVAVGRQMQGESAVMHFDGLGIYRLLSLIPDTADLRAFVDEALRELATDAQPSYADLRQTLQVLLDTNLNVAETARVLFFHYNTLRYRITKLEQMLGPFTSDPQLRLTLSLALRIRQMRGV; encoded by the coding sequence ATGGTAAATGTTGCCAACGATCTTGGCGCTCAGGCTCAGCACTTGCCAGCAGAGGTCACGGTGGAGTCGCTGCAGCGCGTCGTCGACCACCAGGCTGAGCTGCTACGACGCGAGGACGAGGTCAATCGGATCCTCGTGCAGACCGTCCTCACCGGCGGGTCCCTGGCCGACCTTGGTGAGGCCCTCGTCGGGTTGTTCCCCGGAGTCACTCTTGTGACGACGACGGATGGCCGCATCGTGACCACGGCGGGGTCGGAGGCCGATCGCGAGACCGTCATGGCACTCGACTGCTTCGACCGCACCGGACGCCTCATCGTCGAGGACGAGCCGGTCGGCGTGCGTGCCGCCGGTGCAGTGAAGTCCGAACGCACGATGGTGCGGATCGTCGCCGGCACGTCGGACCACGGGCTGCTCGCGGTGTTCACGCCGGGGAGGGTGCTGACCACGACGGACGTGCACGGTTTGGAGCGAGCAGCCGCGGTCGCCGCACTGGCGATCACCAAGGAGCAGGCTGTCTCTGCGGTCGAGGGCAAGTACCGCGCGGAGTTCCTGCGCGACACCCTCGTCGGTCGAGTCGGCGCCTCGGAAGAAGCCATCGCCCACGCCGCATCGTTGGGCTGGACCCTTGATCGCCGCATGGTCGTCGTCGTCGCCGAGACCGATGAGGACGACGCGCACACCACTCGCGATGGTGACGAACTGCGTTCTCTCCAGGAGCGATTCGTCCGTGCTTGGGTGCAGGCAGTGCGGACCCGGGAGCCCAAGGCGCCGGTCGCCGGCTTCTCACAGGAGGTCGTCGCACTCCTGCCAGCACCCTGCGTTGGTGACAGTGAGCAGGAGACCGTGATGCGCGCTGTGGGCGAGGTCGTCAAGGTCGTGCGGGGTGACGGCGGCGGCGGTCGGCGGACGTTCTCGACCGGCGTCTCACGGCCGGTGGACTCCGTGGCCGACATCCCCCGGGCCTATGCCGAGGCACTGCGTGCGGTGGCTGTGGGGCGGCAGATGCAGGGCGAGTCGGCGGTCATGCACTTCGACGGGCTCGGCATCTATCGGCTGCTCTCGCTCATCCCCGACACAGCCGACCTGCGGGCGTTCGTTGACGAGGCACTGCGTGAACTGGCCACCGATGCGCAGCCGTCCTATGCCGACCTGCGCCAGACGTTGCAGGTGCTGCTCGACACCAACCTCAACGTCGCCGAGACGGCCCGGGTCCTCTTCTTTCACTACAACACGCTGCGCTATCGCATCACCAAGCTCGAGCAGATGCTCGGACCCTTCACGAGCGACCCCCAGCTGCGCCTCACCCTGTCACTGGCCCTGCGGATCAGGCAGATGCGCGGGGTCTGA